One Nicotiana tomentosiformis chromosome 1, ASM39032v3, whole genome shotgun sequence genomic window, AATCTattggccaaatcctgaacatcgATAGCCAAAGGCCTCTACAAAGTTGGGATAAATGCTAAACTCCCCATACtcttcgcctttctactcaaggcgccAGCCGCCCCATTAGCCCTCCCCTGATGATAAAAAATGGTGATACCATAATCCTTCAATAAATCCAATGACCTCCACTTACTTAAGTTCAAATTCTTTTTCTTGAATAGATGTTGAAGACTCTGATAATCCGTATACACCTCAGAAGACACAtcatataagtaatgcctccaaatcttgagcgcatgCACAATAGATACTAACTCCAAATTATGTACTGAATAGTTCTtgtcatggggcttcaactggagTGATGCATAGGCAaccaccctgccatcctgcatcaacacataaCCAAGGCCAACACGCGAAGCAtcataataaattatatataaccCCAATCTTGAAGGCAACACCAAaactagagttgtagtcaaagcagtttgagcttctgaaagctctcctcacactcatcagactaTCTTAgcagagcacccttctgagtcaacttggaCAATGgagctacaatagatgagaaaccttcTATGAAGTAGCAATAGTAACCAGCTAGACCtaggaaactctgaatctctatagtggtagaaggtctgggccaactctaaactgcctcaacacttcggatccaccttgatcccatcactagacaccacgttccccaagaatGCAACCAAGTCCaatcaaaactcacacttagataacttagcatataactttttcTCCTCAAAGTCTAAaccacaatcctcaaatgctgctcatgctcctcccgaaTACGGGAATAcactaatatatcatcaatgaacacaataacaaaaaaatccaaataaggctggaaCGCATTGTTCATGaaatgcatgaaagttgttggggcattagtcaacccaaacgacatcaccaaaaacttatAATGTCCGTAACGAGTCCTAAAAGTCATCTTGGGATGTCCGCAgctctaatcttcaattgatgataccccgatctcaagtcaatctttgagaacactctagcaccctgaagctgatcaaataaataattaatgcatggcaatagatacttgtttttgatggtgaccttgttcaacaACATGTAGTCcatacacattctcatagaacatccttcttcttaacaaacaacacaggtgcaccccaaggtgaaatacTAGGCCTGATGAACACCTTATCTAGCAACACTTGCAACtcttccttcaattccttcaactccactaaaTTCATACAATATGGAAGAATATAGATGGTTGAGTACCCGgtgccaaatcaataccaaagtcaatgtttctatcaggtggcatgccccaCAGGTCTACGAGAAACACATCCagaaactccctcactactggaactgaatcaacagtaggagtatcagcagtAACATCTCTAACAAAAGCTAGATACGCCAAATATTCCCTTCTTAACCATTTGTTGAACCTTCAAAAATGAGATCACTCTGCTAGGAGTTCAACCAagagaacccttccactccaacctcagCAACCACGGCATAGCCAACGTCGTGGTCTTagggtgacaatcaagaatagtataGTACGGAGataaccaatctatacccaagatcacatcaaagtccaccatatctaTCAATAGAAATTTTTCCCTCGTCTCAAAACCACATATAGCAACCATACAAGACTGATAGACTCAATCCAACACAATAGAATCCCCAATTGGTTTATACATGAACAGGGGTAACAAGCGAATCACGTGGCATATCTACACAAAAAGCAAAGTATGATTACACATATAAATAAGTAAAACTAGGATCAAACAATATCGAAGCATCTCTGTGATACACGAAAATAATACCTATAATAACAGCATTAGAAGCAACAACCTCGGTCCTCCCTGGAAATGCATAGCATCTAACCTGTCCTCTACTAGACCGAACTCCCCCTTTAGGATGACCATGTCCTGaatgacctccaccccgagctgggtgAGCGAGTGGTATAGCAATCAGTGCGGGAATCATAGTCTGACCTCCTTATTGAACTGAACCTTTGTAAAGACGGAGGCAATATTTCCTAACGTGCCCCAGgtttccacactcatagcaacctctGAGAAAAAATGATTGTGGGGCCTGAGTCGGACCCCGTGAACCAAAATACCCACTAGAAAAACTTGGTACCGATGAACCCTGAACGAATGGAGCGCGATGAGAACTATGTGCTAGAAGTGCACTAAATAAAGACTGCACAGAAGCTCCCTGATTGGGTGATGGAGCATAATAAGTTGGCCTGCTAGAATGGCCTCTCCCAAATTGACCTCGGCCTCTAGATGAGGTATCACCAAAGCTACCTAAATATCAGGACCTCTTGTCGCTAACCTGCATCATCTTCATAGTCTCACCATGAATGCGCTCAATACGACGcgctatctccacaacctggtGAAATGAAGTCCCGGACTCTACCTCTCTAGCCAACGCAAGGTGAATACTAGGGTGAATACCATCAATGAATTTCCTCACTCTCTCATCCTACGTGGGAATCAAAACAGTAGCATGATGGGACAACTCTGTAAACCTCATCTTATACTCAGAAactgatatctgaccctgctgAAGGTGTTCAACCTGCCTCCTCAGCTCCTCCCTCCTAGTGTGGGGCACAAACTACTCCAAAAAGACCCTGGAGAACTGAGCCCAAGTAAAAGGAGGTGATCCTGCTGGTCTTCCCAACTCATAAACCCGCCACCACCTCATTGATGGACCCTACATTTGGAAGGCAGTGAAGTCAACTACATTGGACTCGACTAGTCCCAAATTGCATAGAATCTCATGACAACGATCcaaaaaaccctgggcatccCCTAAAGGTATACCACTAAAGTGAGGAAGATGCAACTTTGTGGACTTATCCAGTCTCTTCAACTCATCAGTTGACATCGCAGACCGCTCCTTAGGTGTGCGGCATTAATAGGCTGAACTTCCCCAACCAGTAACACTCTAGGGGTTTGATAACCATAGTCCACCAACTCTGGGGTAAGAGTAGATGGAGTATGTGCTCTACCCCTTACCTAAGAAGTAGCTAGTATAGTAGGAAATGCCAAGACCTGAGCCAGACTCTCGAGCAAACCAACCatacggaccaaagcatcctgaacagTTGGTGAAATAAGTAAACCCTAGGGAACCTGAGTTGGTATCTCTGGCTCAAAATAGTCATAAACCTGCTCCCAATAGGATTTAATGTGGCTCTAGGATAGCTGCCTGAGCAGGGAccctagctgcggcacgtgctcTATCactacctctacctcggcctagACCTCTCGCGGCCTTGGCCTGGGGTAACGGCGCCTGCTCAGCTACAGTAGACGAGCATGTCCTCaacatctgtaagagaatagaagagtaaagatTCAAACTTAGGGATAAACAAATCTGCATGATAGAGAGTGAAAGAAATAAAAGGTTTCCTAATAGTCATGTAGCATCCCGAAgacaagtacagacgtctctataccgatccgcaagactctactagacttgctcattaCTCATGAGACCTAAACAATCTTTTGCTATGATACCAtcttatcacaacccaaaatcccatcgaagtcgtgatggc contains:
- the LOC138909068 gene encoding uncharacterized protein, which codes for MVDFDVILGIDWLSPYYTILDCHPKTTTLAMPWLLRFNKWLRREYLAYLAFVRDVTADTPTVDSVPVVREFLDVFLVDLWGMPPDRNIDFGIDLAPVELKELKEELQVLLDKVFIRPSISPWGAPVLFVKKKDVL